CGATCAGCGCAACAACCCACGGCTTCAGCCGACTGGTGCCATCGGTGGGCCGGAGTTCCGCCTCGAGCAGAACTCGCTGAACTCGAACCCATCCCTCATGAACCGCATCTGGAGTGCGGCCGAGACCCGTGGGCACACCGCCTTCGTGCGCCAGTCTCAGGGCGCGATCACCGACGACCACAAGCCCTTCATCGACAAGGGCCTGCCCGCGGTAGACATCATCCACTTCGCCCCGGCCGAATGGCACACGGTGGACGATACCCCGGCGAACTGCTCGGCCGAGACCCTGTACCAGGTGGGCGACACCCTCGTGTCGATCCTGTGGCCCTAAGGGCCACTGGCAGGCGCGACCCGGCCCATGCCTCGACGTGACGGTAAGTGATGGGGGCACTGGGAAGACCCCAGGGGGCTGTCAGACGCCGATGTGACCGGGGCGTCTGATCTTGGCGGCTCGGCGCACGAGTTCACGCGCTGCGGCCTCGGGGTCCGGCTGGTCACTGATTGCGCTGATGACCGCCAGCAACTCGGCCCCGTGAGCCACGACCTCTTCGAGGTGCTCGGCCCCGACTCCGCCTATCGCACAGACGGGCAGTGTGGTTGCCGCGCGAACGGCCTCCAAGGCTTCGAGGCCAACTACCGGCTTCTCAGGTCTCGTGGGAGAGGGATAGAGGGCACCGACGGCGACGTAGGTTGCGCCGTCAGCTTGGGCAATCCGGGCGTTTTCAGGGGTGGGGGTGGTAGCTCCAATGATCGCCGTCGGACCCATGAGGCGTCGAGCATAGGCCACCGGCAGGTCCTCGGCACCGAGGTGAACACCATCAGCACCGACTGCCAGGGCCACGTCCACGCAGTCATCGATGATGAGTGGCACCTTCGCCGCGCGGGTCATGCGTACCAGGACAGAAGCCTCCTCGACCAGATCGCGTCGCGAGAGTGACTTTGCCCGCAACTGGACCATCCCGACGCCGGCGCGCAACACTGCAGCGACAGTGCGACGGACTTGCTGCTGGTTCCGGCCGATATCCGAAGTGACATAGTAGATGTTTGAGCGCAAAGCCTGGATCAGCATGTCCCCAAGTATAGCGTGACATGCTCTGGAAGGGAAGGAGCGCCGACCGCCTACCACCACCACCGGACCTTTCTACTTTGCCCGGATAGGACATTGTCACCTTGCGCCTACACCCGAGGCGGACAGCCTTGACACTCCTCCAGGATGGGCGATAGAATAACTTCCCAATTGGCGTAAGCGAGCCGATAAGGATTGCACGTTGGCTCCCTGGCACGTGTTCTTGCGCGTTGCTCGGGGCCGACGTGTGCCTTCTTGTTTCCTCGAACGGTGCGCGGGATTGTGAGGCCAGCCGGATGGATTACCGCAAGACCCTGAATCTGCTGAAAACTGATTTCCCGATGAAGGCCAACCTGCCACAGCGCGAGCCCCTGCTCGTGGAGTGGTGGGAGGACATCGATATCTACGACAAGGTCCGGGAGAAGAGCAAGGGAAGGCCCAAGTGGATCCTCCACGACGGCCCCCCCTATGCGAACGGCAACATTCACCTGGGCCAGGCCCTCAACAAGATACTCAAGGACATCGCTATCAAGTACAAGACGATGCGGGGTTACGATTGCCCGTACGTTCCCGGCTGGGACACTCAGGGGCTCCCGACCGAACAAGCGGTGCGTCGCGAGAAGGGGGTTGACCGCAGGCAGGTCTCGCCGCTGGAGTGGCGCCGGATGTGCGGCGAACTGGCACTCGGGTATGTCGACACTCAGCGCAAGCAGTTCAAGCGTCTGGGGGTCCGTGGCGACTGGGACCACCCCTACCTCACGCTGAGCAAGGAGTACCAGGCACGCCAGATCGACGCCTTTGGCAAGATGGCGCTCAAGGGCCTGGTGCATCGTCGCCTGCGGCCCGTCTACTGGTGCCATCACGAGGACTGCATGACAGCCCTGGCCGAGGACGAGATCGAGTACCAGACGAAGATCTCGCCGGCCATCTACGTTGCTTTCGAGTTCCCGGAGGGCACCAAGCCCTTCGGTGCCGAGGCCCAGACGGCTGTGCCCGCAGGCACCAATCCCGAGGTCGTCATCTGGACCACTACGCCCTGGACGATCCCCGGCAACACCGGCATCGCGCTCAACGACAGCGCCGAGTACGTGTTGCTGCGAGCCACGCTGCGCGGACGGACACGCTTTCTGGTCTGCGCCTCCGCCCTCATGGACACCATGGTGAGCGAGTGCGAGTTGCAGGACGTGGAGATTCTGGGCCGCGCTGCTGGTCGCGATCTCGAAGGCATGGTGGCCGTCCACCCGATCTACGGGCGAGATTCGCGGATTGTCCTCGCTGACTATGTTGTGATGGATCAGGGCACCGGCTGCGTGCACACTGCGCCGGGTCATGGTCTGGAGGACTTCCAGACGTCGCTGCGGTACCAACTGGACGTCATCAGCCCGGTCGACGACGAGGGCCGCTTCACTGACGAGGCCGGTCCGGATCTGGTCGGGAAGGTCTGCGACAAGTCCAACGAGAACGTCCTTGACCTCCTGCGGGCCACGGATGCCCTGTTGCATGCCGGCACGATCGAGCATGACTATCCCCACTGCTGGCGCTGCCACAACCCGGTCATCTACCGTGCAACCAAGCAGTGGTTCATGGACATCGACGCCCTACGAGCCGATGCCCTGGTGCAGATCAAGAACGCTGACTGGATGCCAAAGTGGGGCGAGTCCCGGATCAGCGGCATGGTAGCTGCGCGGCCGGACTGGTGCATCTCCCGACAGCGCATCTGGGGCGTACCGATCCCGGTGTTCTACTGCAAGAGCTGCAACCAGGTGCTCCTCACACAGGAGAGTGTGGACAGCGTCCGCGACATTGTGGCCGAACACGGGGCCGATGCCTGGTTTGAGCGGGACGCCAAGGACCTGCTGCCCGCGGGGACTCACTGCGCTAAATGCCAGGGCACGGAGTTCACCAAGGAACCAGACATCATGTCTGTGTGGTTTGATAGTGGGGTAAGTCACTACAGCGTCCTGCTGACGAACCCTGACCTGAGCTTCCCGGCTGACCTGTATCTGGAGGGCGACGACCAGTACCAGTGTTGGTTCCAGACCTCGCTGTGGTGCGCGGTTGCCCTGGGCGAGCCAGCTCCCTTCAAGATGGTGGTGGGGCACGCCTTCTTCGTCGATGAGACCGGGACGAAGATGTCCAAGAGCAAGGGCAACATCATCTCGCCCCAGGTGATCTACGACAAGTACGGCGCAGACGTGCTGCGGCTCTGGTTCACCTACGCCGACTTCCGCCGCAAGATGTTCTGCACCGAGGACATCTTCCAACAGGTAGCCGACGCCTACCGGCGCATTCGGAACACCGCACGGTTCATGCTCCAGAACCTGCAGGACTTCAACCCGGCGACAGACAGCGTGCCGGAGCCGGAGATGCGTGAG
The nucleotide sequence above comes from Armatimonadia bacterium. Encoded proteins:
- the thiE gene encoding thiamine phosphate synthase, whose translation is MRSNIYYVTSDIGRNQQQVRRTVAAVLRAGVGMVQLRAKSLSRRDLVEEASVLVRMTRAAKVPLIIDDCVDVALAVGADGVHLGAEDLPVAYARRLMGPTAIIGATTPTPENARIAQADGATYVAVGALYPSPTRPEKPVVGLEALEAVRAATTLPVCAIGGVGAEHLEEVVAHGAELLAVISAISDQPDPEAAARELVRRAAKIRRPGHIGV
- the ileS gene encoding isoleucine--tRNA ligase, which codes for MDYRKTLNLLKTDFPMKANLPQREPLLVEWWEDIDIYDKVREKSKGRPKWILHDGPPYANGNIHLGQALNKILKDIAIKYKTMRGYDCPYVPGWDTQGLPTEQAVRREKGVDRRQVSPLEWRRMCGELALGYVDTQRKQFKRLGVRGDWDHPYLTLSKEYQARQIDAFGKMALKGLVHRRLRPVYWCHHEDCMTALAEDEIEYQTKISPAIYVAFEFPEGTKPFGAEAQTAVPAGTNPEVVIWTTTPWTIPGNTGIALNDSAEYVLLRATLRGRTRFLVCASALMDTMVSECELQDVEILGRAAGRDLEGMVAVHPIYGRDSRIVLADYVVMDQGTGCVHTAPGHGLEDFQTSLRYQLDVISPVDDEGRFTDEAGPDLVGKVCDKSNENVLDLLRATDALLHAGTIEHDYPHCWRCHNPVIYRATKQWFMDIDALRADALVQIKNADWMPKWGESRISGMVAARPDWCISRQRIWGVPIPVFYCKSCNQVLLTQESVDSVRDIVAEHGADAWFERDAKDLLPAGTHCAKCQGTEFTKEPDIMSVWFDSGVSHYSVLLTNPDLSFPADLYLEGDDQYQCWFQTSLWCAVALGEPAPFKMVVGHAFFVDETGTKMSKSKGNIISPQVIYDKYGADVLRLWFTYADFRRKMFCTEDIFQQVADAYRRIRNTARFMLQNLQDFNPATDSVPEPEMREFDRWALMRMSQLAARMTAAFDEWDLHLFYHDLHAFCATDLSAIYLDVLKDNLYTNRADAPERRSAQTALWQMLLALTKMMAPVLTFTAEEIWQHCRKLDPELPESVQLADWPEPMPANEEFAARWEKMLAVRGVVMASLEAARGAGDVENPIEARVDLYSDGPTRDFLRSFGDTLPSLFIVSAVELHDVADAPVEVAEHVGVAAVAKVAEGDKCPRCWTRSTTVGADTTYPELCARCAGRVS